The window GGATAGCTATCCTTTGGTATCATACGTCTGTTTAACCTCAATTGAAGAATTTGGAGCACCTTATATGACAACGCCTGTGTCATTTCATCCGCAAGCTTTTATCGAACTCGCATTATCACGTGGTGTGCTTAAATTTGGTGAGTTTACCTTAAAATCAGGTCGTGTCAGTCCTTATTTCTTTAACGCAGGTTTGCTCAATGATGGTGAAGCACTCTCTCTTTTAGCACAAGGCTATGCGGATAAATTGGTACAGTGCGACAATGTTGAAGTGATTTTTGGTCCAGCGTACAAAGGTATTCCTTTTGTTGCAGCAACAGCAGTGGCATTGTCTCAAGTACATGGCAAGAGTGTACCTTGGGGCTTTAACCGTAAAGAAGCCAAAGATCATGGTGAAGGTGGTGTATTGGTTGGTGCATCGGTTGCTGGTCAAAAAGTTTGGATTATTGATGACGTGATCACTGCGGGGACTGCGATTCGTGAAGTTGTGAGCATCTTGAAAAATGCGGGTGCGACGATTGCAGGGGTATTAGTGGCGCTAGATCGTCAGGAACGTGGTCAAGGTGAGCTTTCTGCGATTCAGGAAGTGCAAAAAGAACTCGAAATCCCTGTGCATGCTTTAATCACAATGAAAGATTTGATGGATTATTTGGATGCAAAAGGTGAGAAAGAAGCTTTGGCAAATATGCAGACGTATCGTGAAAAATATGGCATCTAAGTTTTAGGTGTAAGAGAAAAGGAAGCG is drawn from Acinetobacter suaedae and contains these coding sequences:
- the pyrE gene encoding orotate phosphoribosyltransferase → MTTPVSFHPQAFIELALSRGVLKFGEFTLKSGRVSPYFFNAGLLNDGEALSLLAQGYADKLVQCDNVEVIFGPAYKGIPFVAATAVALSQVHGKSVPWGFNRKEAKDHGEGGVLVGASVAGQKVWIIDDVITAGTAIREVVSILKNAGATIAGVLVALDRQERGQGELSAIQEVQKELEIPVHALITMKDLMDYLDAKGEKEALANMQTYREKYGI